In Marasmius oreades isolate 03SP1 chromosome 3, whole genome shotgun sequence, a single window of DNA contains:
- a CDS encoding uncharacterized protein (antiSMASH:Cluster_3.1) — protein MGARATRVALYGIIIGLAICINIAAGLTEFDLVTDTEIFTRFGAPSPFGSGVRFGIVACVVAFLTWVWTSVLMAWNDKPYSESGLALSLTHFISFIVMSIIWLAIAIMHFVETTVPCQASSALDNPWFDSDYLAYIFSAWCAEASVVGALSLAISILSGATALFILVSSRKIGGLQTKLVAHDGEINLREMKHATRVRTALYCLVLVFGLAINVMTPFSIIVTIVSSEEGFLVTNGADTAFAAIALICSLFTWIWASVLLAYHRRISPKNPMTRASAHCISTMVLGTVWFVLGVIILGFAGSNCTIETDSGFPGYCYFILPVGVLSLCLSVLLDSVSLFIRVQIRRGGGSIYKSHVAQFDGGRPALEVQPQVPPLGYHYGHHTSFPVLNRLPANETGVVQGDYAHKRLALVLSCYTA, from the exons atgggaGCGAGGGCCACACGGGTAGCCCTGTACG GTATTATCATCGGATTGGCTATCTGCATCAACATCGCTGCGGGCTTGACTGAATTTGACCTAGTAACCGAC ACTGAGATTTTCACACGTTTCGGCGCTCCCTCGCCTTTTGGTTCTGGAG TGCGCTTCGGAATCGTTGCATGTGTAGTAGCATTCCTGACGTGGGTATGGACAAGTGTTCT CATGGCCTGGAACGATAAGCCATATTCCGAAAGTGGCTTGGCACTCTCCTTGACCCACTTTATTTCATTCATAGTGATGTCTATTATCTGGCTTG CCATTGCgatcatgcattttgttgaAACAACGGTTCCATGTCAAGCATCGTCGGCGTTAGACAATCCATGGTTTGATAGCGATTACCTTGCGTACATTTTCTCTGCGTGGTGTGCTGAGGCGTCAGTCGTTGGTGCTCTTTCGTTGGCTATATCTATCTTGT CCGGTGCAACTGCCCTTTTCATCCTTGTCTCTTCCCGCAAAATTGGAGGACTTCAAACTAAGTTGGTTGCTCATGATGGTGAGATCAATCTTCGTGAAATGAAACACGCCACTAGAGTCCGTACCGCGCTTTACT GTCTTGTTCTGGTTTTTGGTCTGGCAATTAATGTCATGACTCCCTTCTCGATTATCGTTACGATCGTTAGCTCAGAGGAAGGCTTTCTGGTTACGAATGGTGCTGATA CGGCATTCGCTGCCATCGCCTTAATATGTTCGCTGTTCACCTGGATATGGGCTAGTGTTCT GCTTGCATACCACCGTCGTATTTCACCGAAGAATCCTATGACACGGGCATCCGCCCACTGCATCTCAACGATGGTACTTGGCACTGTTTGGTTCG TGCTCGGAGTAATCATACTTGGCTTCGCTGGTTCCAATTGCACAATCGAAAcggactctggtttcccggGGTACTGTTATTTCATTCTCCCGGTGGGGGTTTTGTCCTTGTGTTTGTCCGTTCTTC TCGATTCAGTATCGTTGTTCATCCGTGTCCAAATCAGGCGGGGAGGAGGGTCAATCTATAAGAGTCATGTGGCACAGTTCGATGGAGGGAGACCCGCATTAGAAGTCCAGCCGCAGGTACCACCGCTGGGCTATCATTACGGTCATCA CACTTCATTTCCTGTCCTCAACCGGTTACCAGCAAACGAAACGGGTGTCGTGCAGGGCGACTACGCGCACAAAAGGCTAGCGCTAGTACTATCATG TTATACAGCATAA
- a CDS encoding uncharacterized protein (antiSMASH:Cluster_3.2), with amino-acid sequence MASKTTAEAATAHYLQFDTQWSSLALLYYDYILTLPMEVEYMWRAKFRPSTVLYIFCRYALLANVLYLLAIAKRLVERFGFVLVEDSNGSSPRIYSCDTWYKIIGALSVLGRAAVIITFSARTYAIFNRNRWILVYFSIIGLICIVLDISSLLTDACTGSEVRRKVEYPDVSISVSHIIPSAPLWPHCYSRSVNTLLSILMVVFEYSSAILTIFRSIQAFRVGGPWRNQKSGFLYLIFEQGVFYFSVVSLFTTGALVLNFRAQAGSFYQRFLDSLILPLSGLLTARFLLHLRRWESKHSHSATTNGASMIGQQSTMGGFRAAPGVLSTIIEDFGEDPVALARAEGSQNFN; translated from the exons ATGGCCAGCAAGACCACAGCAGAAGCTGCAACAGCCCA CTACCTTCAGTTCGATACCCAATGGTCAAGTCTAG CTCTATTGTACTACGACTATATTTTGACTCTCCCGATGGAGGTCGAATACATGTGGAGAGCCAAATTTCGCCCATCAACCGTGTTGTATATCTTTTGCCGGTACGCACTGTTGGCGAACGTGCTCTACCTTCTCGCTATCGCGAAGCGGCTTGTTGAAAGG TTTGGATTTGTGCTGGTGGAAGACAGTAATGGCTCATCCCCTAGAATCTACAGTTGTGACACATGGTACAAGATCATCGGAGCACTCAGCGTTCTCGGTCGCGCTGCTGTCATTA TAACCTTCTCCGCCCGAACATACGCGATCTTCAATCGCAACCGCTGGATTTTGGTGTATTTTTCGATCATTGGATTGATATGCATTGTGCTGGACATT AGCTCCCTGTTGACAGATGCATGTACCGGGTCTGAAGTGCGCAGGAAGGTCGAGTATCCCGATGTGAGCATTTCCGTTTCCCACATCATTCCCTCTGCACCCTTATGGCCTCATTGCTATTCCCGCAGTG TAAACACCCTTCTGTCCATCTTGATGGTCGTATTCGAGTACTCATCCGCGATCTTGACTATATTCCGGAGTATCCAGGCCTTTAGAGTGGGTGGTCCATGGAGAAACCAGAAATCCGGATTTCTATACCTCATTTTTGAACAAG GTGTCTTCTATTTCAG TGTGGTATCATTGTTCACCACAGGCGCACTGGTGTTAAACTTT CGTGCACAG GCCGGGAGCTTCTATCAGCGTTTTTTGGACAGCCTCATACTACC GCTCTCTGGACTCCTCACAGCTCGTTTCCTTCTCCACCTGCGACGGTGGGAAAGTAAACATTCCCACTCTGCTACGACGAACGGCGCTTCGATGATTGGACAGCAGAGTACGATGGGAGGGTTCCGTGCCGCTCCGGGGGTGTTGTCGACTATTATAGAGGACTTTGGTGAGGATCCGGTGGCTTTGGCAAGAGCGGAGGGTAGTCAGAACTTCAACTAA
- a CDS encoding uncharacterized protein (antiSMASH:Cluster_3.1; MEROPS:MER0004514) codes for MLRLPSLLLTFTLGGGLKFPAAQSEFDDLSIRTIRFPSDRVESLPLAVIEGLQTSPTLPRPLSSDSLNAARALFANITSATGKNISDEAIEELHGWYGRRLWGAGFVDITGSEGGVRSLEVTTPDFPTPDPSKHPELIPMLAKAKASEIEGYVTQLSTAYATRYYRSTNARAPALWIQSQFSSWFGSSQKLAENSFDQPNVIGRIEAKSEDANAPIVLLGAHLDSTSQTPSSKAPGADDDASGVAVMMAVMRILKDSNYQGTYAIEAHAYAGEEGGLLGSQALAKAYKAAGKDIRGMDLEMVGWQPNTLTNSGKSSTITILSDPNIAMSTHMTQIVEAYVPTAERRSVACGYGCSDHYSFSDQGYPVVCIASYGPNDSDLNPNYHTMNDTVDTLNFDRSVDFVKAALAWVLEVAA; via the exons ATGCTCCGTCTTCCCTCCCTACTGTTAACTTTCACTCTCGGAGGAGGTCTCAAATTTCCCGCTGCTCAATCAGAGTTTGACGATTTGTCTATTCGAACGATACGTTTCCCTTCAGACCGTGTTGAAAGCCTTCCTCTCGCCGTTATTGAAGGTCTTCAGACTTCACCTACCCTCCCTCGCCCACTCTCTTCCGACTCTCTTAACGCTGCACGGGCTTTGTTTGCGAATATCACCTCGGCAACTGGAAAGAATATCTCTGATGAAGCTATTGAAGAACTCCATGGGTGGTACGGAAGGAGACTTTGGGGGGCTGGGTTTGTGGATATCACGGGCTCCGAAGGTGGGGTGAGGTCGTTGGAAGTCACTACGCCAGATTTCCCTACCCCGGATCCTTCTAAACACCCCGAGTTGATCCCGATGTTGGCGAAAGCGAAAGCCTCCGAGATTGAGGGGTATGTAACGCAGTTGTCGACAGCATATGCTACGCGGTATTACCGCAGTACGAATGCTCGTG CACCGGCTCTTTGGATTCAATCCCAGTTCTCTTCTTGGTTTGGAAGCTCGCAGAAGTTAGCGGAGAACTCGTTTGATCAACCGAATGTGATTGGGAGGATTGAGGCCAAGTCGGAGGATGCGAACGCTCCCATTGTTCTCCTTGGTGCTCATCTAGATTCGACGAGTCAGACTCCATCGTCGAAAGCTCCTGGTGCTGATGATG ATGCCTCGGGTGTCGCGGTTATGATGGCTGTCATGCGGATCCTCAAGGATAGCAACTACCAGGGGACTTACGCAATTGAAGCTCACGCCTATGCTGGTGAAGAAGGGGGCTTACTTGGTTCTCAAGCGCTTGCAAAGGCGTACAAAGCCGCTGGGAAGGATATTCGTGGAATGGATTTAGAGATGGTTG GTTGGCAACCCAACACTTTGACCAACTCCGGCAAGTCGAGCACTATTACCATTCTTTCTGATCCGAATATTGCGATGAGTACCCACATGACCCAAATTGTGGAGGCTTATGTTCCTACTGCTGAGAGGAGGAGCGTTGCCTGCGGT TACGGCTGCAGTGACCATTACTCGTTCTCCGACCAAGGATACCCAGTTGTCTGTATCGCCTCCTACGGACCCAACGATAGTGACTTGAACCCTAACTA CCATACGATGAATGACACCGTCGATACGCTCAATTTTGATAGGTCTGTTGACTTTGTAAAGGCCGCATTGGCATGGGTCCTTGAAGTGGCGGCTTGA
- a CDS encoding uncharacterized protein (antiSMASH:Cluster_3.1), translating into MGARATRVTLYGIIIGLAICVNAIAVVIIDDLEEAIDAFTNFGIPLPGFGSGVRFGIVACVVGFLTWVWTSVLMAWNDKPYSEGGLALSLTHFISFIVMSLIWFAIAIMHFVETAVPCQGSTFEFDGDYVVYSSPSWCGETSVVGALSLVISILSGATALFILVSSRKVGGLQTKLVARDGEINLREMKHATRVRIALYCLILVFGLAINAMTPFATIVTIVATVEDIKVSNGADSK; encoded by the exons ATGGGAGCGAGGGCCACACGGGTAACCCTGTACG GTATTATCATTGGATTGGCTATCTGCGTGAATGCCATTGCGGTCGTGATTATAGACGACCTAGAAGAAGCT ATTGATGCATTCACAAATTTTGGCATTCCCTTGCCCGGTTTTGGTTCTGGAG TGCGCTTCGGAATTGTTGCATGTGTAGTAGGATTTCTGACATGGGTATGGACAAGTGTTCT CATGGCCTGGAACGACAAACCATATTCCGAAGGTGGCTTGGCACTCTCTTTGACCCACTTTATTTCATTCATAGTGATGTCCCTTATTTGGTTTG CCATTGCGATCATGCACTTTGTTGAAACAGCGGTTCCATGTCAAGGATCGACGTTTGAGTTTGATGGCGATTACGTTGTATACAGTTCCCCTTCGTGGTGTGGTGAGACGTCAGTCGTTGGTGCTCTTTCGTTAGTTATATCTATTCTTT CCGGTGCAACTGCTCTTTTCATCCTTGTCTCTTCCCGCAAAGTCGGAGGACTTCAAACTAAGTTGGTCGCTCGCGATGGTGAAATCAATCTCCGTGAGATGAAACACGCCACTAGAGTCCGTATCGCACTTTACT GTCTTATTTTGGTTTTTGGTCTGGCAATTAATGCCATGACTCCCTTCGCCACTATCGTTACGATCGTTGCCACGGTGGAAGACATcaaggtttcgaatggtGCTGATAGTAAGTAA
- a CDS encoding uncharacterized protein (antiSMASH:Cluster_3.2), which translates to MITLYDDGPTLFPDTSLGVSPFTRRVIGRSTKIQPDRLTLNYKKLPYKIIEINLDKIESTAKSIGAPPTRTNPKDGTPKYTIPIIQDSETGQVVSDSLRIIEYLDGTYPDTPKVMPPGTRILQNMFAETMFKSMLPMSPVMRPKLNEKFFTPEFIAGQRRVYGDEIMGSTLSPEEESAAWKTARASFDSLGEAYGKQTSPYIMGGDDPSVADFTVVGFLWFMNMTYGEESEEWKEVCSWSGGRIGVLCSEVVSRCGRKLL; encoded by the exons ATGATCACCTTATACGACGATGGACCAACGCTCTTCCCCGACACGTCCTTGGGAGTCTCGCCATTCACGCGTAGAGTAAT AGGTCGTAGTACTAAAATTCAACCCGATAGATTGACACTCAACTACAAGAAGCTCCCGTACAAAATCATTGAGATCAACCTCGACAAGATCGAATCCACCGCTAAATCTATCGGAGCGCCGCCAACCCGCACCAACCCAAAGGACGGAACGCCAAAATACACCATCCCTATCATTCAAGACTCTGAAACTGGGCAGGTTGTATCAGACTCTTTAAGAATCATCGAATACCTCGACGGAACCTACCCTGACACTCCCAAAGTAATGCCTCCCGGGACACGTATCCTTCAAAACATGTTCGCAGAAACGATGTTTAAAAGCATGCTTCCCATGTCCCCCGTGATGCGCCCCAAGTTAAACGAGAAGTTCTTCACTCCCGAGTTTATAGCTGGACAGAGGAGAGTTTATGGAGACGAGATTATGGGTTCGACCTTGTCTCCAGAGGAGGAAAGTGCCGCATGGAAGACGGCCCGGGCGAGCTTCGATTCGCTAGGTGAAGCCTACGGAAAGCAGACAAGCCCTTATATTATGGGCGGGGACGACCCGAGTGTTGCTGATTTCACAGTCGTGGGGTTCCTTTGGTTTATGAATATGACATATGGAGAAGAAAGTGAGGAATGGAAGGAGGTCTGTAGCTGGTCAGGGGGTCGGATTGGGGTGCTGTGCTCGGAGGTGGTTTCGAGGTGTGGGAGAAAACTGCTGTAA
- a CDS encoding uncharacterized protein (antiSMASH:Cluster_3.2), translated as MGSRYNPNSQYGPQPGHAFPPRQDMSLIGSEMRIYMTEMINFQNEIRRLKFEIDGLKAWKEREMAGIPTEWLPPSLQPALLPPPPSAPEPDQMTAVDEIARPAWRTVQKKPAKKSNKQMQQQRTISRGPASPPPPAATPPPRAFDISSWAQWKPNPVYSPAPLRATSVLPLPGGGAAGVGGPRAGLFGPPSPGPG; from the exons ATGGGGTCGCGTTATAACCCCAACTCGCAATATGGACCTCAACCTGGACATGCATTTCCACCCAGACAAGATATGTCTCTTATAGGGAGCGAAATGAGGATTTATATGACAGAAATGATAAACTTCCAGAATGAAATACGCAGGCTCAAGTT cGAAATCGACGGACTCAAAGCCTGGAAAGAACGAGAAATGGCCGGGATACCCACCGAATGGCTACCTCCATCACTTCAACCCGCACTTCTACCTCCACCCCCATCAGCGCCAGAACCAGATCAGATGACTGCAGTTGATGAAATAGCTAGACCAGCTTGGAGGACAGTGCAAAAGAAGCCAGCGAAGAAGTCTAACAAGCAAATGCAGCAGCAGAGGACGATTAGTCGTGGTCCTGCTTCACCACCGCCACCAGCAGCTACACCACCACCGAGAGCATTTGACATCTCTTCGTGGGCGCAGTGGAAAC CTAACCCAGTGTACTCGCCTGCTCCGTTGAGAGCTACATCTGTATTACCGTTACCTGGAGGAGGGGCAGCTGGAGTGGGAGGACCAAGAGCTGGGTTGTTTG GCCCACCATCGCCTGGTCCCGGATAG